DNA sequence from the Cellulophaga sp. HaHaR_3_176 genome:
TTTATACCACTATCTGCCAAAACAAAAGGCATTGCATAAAAATAGAAATACAAATTTTTATAAAAAATAGCATCTCCTTTAAATTGGTTTTCAGGATCTAAAACCCAAACATTTTCGCCATCAAAACCACGTTCAACAGTACCTACTACAACTTTTTCTTTTCTAGATTGTAAATCAACAGTATAAGCTTCGGTAACTTCTGGTGTAGGCTTATTAAATGTTAATGTTTTTTGTTCTTTCCAATTTTCTATACCACCGTGTGCCTCCAAAACCTTTTCTAATTCAGCTGGGTAACTTAATTTAACAGCTACATTCTCTATTTCCGTTTTTACATCTTTATTTAAAGGTTTATTGCCTTCTTTACAAGACAATACTGTTAGAAAAATTAAAAATAGGCTGATTGTTTTCATAATGTAGTTTTTAAATTATCTGTGTTTTGTCGACTATATAATTATAAGTTTACAAGATTAATTACTTTTGTTTTAATGAATGCAATAAAACAAATTAGTAGCTTACAGAACTCTTTGATTAAAAGCGTTTTAGTTTTAAAAGATAAATCTCGAGAACGCAAAAAAACTGGGGAATTTGTTTTAGAAGGTTCTAGAGAATTTCAATTAGCACTAAAAGGCAAATATACCATAAAAACCTTATTTTTTAATGAGGCAATAGTTACTGAAAAAGAAATACTTGAACTATTAAAAAACTTAAAACACTCACCTGAATTAATTAAGGTATCAAAAGAAGTATATCAAAAAATTGCATACAGAGAAACAACTGAAGGTATAATAGCTATCGCAAAAGCTAAATCGCACTTATTATCTGACTTAAAGTTTAACACTAAAAACCCTTTAATACTTATAGCAGAAGCTACAGAAAAACCTGGTAACATAGGAGCCCTATTAAGAACTGCCGATGCCGCTAAATTAGATGCTGTACTTATCGCTAATCCTAAAGGAGATTTATACAACCCTAACATTATACGTTCAAGCATTGGTTGCGTTTTTACTAATAATGTTGCTATGGGTAGTACTGAAGAAATCATATCTTTTTTAAAAGATAATGATATTGCTATATATTGTGCAGCTTTGACTGCCTCTGAAAATTATACGAAAATTGATTATTCTAAACCTTCTGCAATTGTTGTTGGCACAGAAGCTACAGGCCTATCAAACGAATGGCTCGATAATTCTACTCAAAACATTATTATTCCTATGGAAGGCGAAATAGATTCTATGAATGTATCAGTATCTGCCGCAATTGTAATTTTTGAAGCAAAAAGACAACGAGCTTTATAAGCCTACCTACCAAAAAACAAACCAAATGACAATTGAAGTTTTATTTTACATTATTATTGGTATACTTACTCTACAGTTTATACTAGAAACTAGCTTAGAGGTTTTGAATGCGAAAAAATATAAAGACCCTGTACCAAATGAGCTCAATGACGTTTTTGACTCTACAGCATACCAAAAGTCGCAAGATTATAAAGAAACTAATTATAAATTCGGTCTGATAACAACAACATTCTCATTTTTATTAACCATCTGTATTTTGATTTTTGGTGGTTTTGAATGGATTGATTCAACTGCTAGAAGTTTTACAGATAATACTATAGTTATCGCTTTAATTTTCTTTGGAATTATTATGATTGGTAGTGATATAATAACCACTCCATTTGCCTACTACTCTACTTTTAGTATTGAAGAAAAATTTGGCTTTAATAAATCTACCAGAAAATTATTTTTTTTAGATAAACTAAAAGGGTGGTTAATGACTATAGTTATTGGTGGATTATTGTTAGCTGCAATTATTTGGTTTTTTGAATGGGCTGGGTCTAATTTTTGGATATACACTTGGCTTTTAGTCGCTGTATTTTCTTTAATTATGAATCTATTTTATAGTCGATTAATTGTGCCTCTTTTTAACAAACAAACACCTTTAGAAAATGGCTCACTAAAAAGTAAAATTGAAAACTATGCACAACAAGTAGGTTTCGAACTTCAGAATATATTTGTAATAGATGGCTCTAAAAGATCAACAAAAGCAAATGCTTATTTTTCAGGCTTTGGTAAAGAAAAAAGAGTTACACTTTATGACACACTGATTAATGATTTAAATGAAGATGAAATTGTTGCTGTTTTAGCTCATGAAGTTGGACATTATAAGAAAAAGCATATTATATTTAATTTATTTGCATCAATATTACTAACTGGGCTTACTCTTTTTATATTATCACTTTTTATAAATACTCCAGAAGTATCATTAGCAATTGGCGTAAATACACCTAGTTTTCATGCTGCACTTGTCGGTTTTGGTATTTTATACAGTCCCATTTCAGAAATTACTGGGCTAGTTATGAACTATATGTCTAGAAAATTTGAATACCAAGCAGATGATTATGCTAAAAACACCTTTGCTTCTACCCCATTAATTACATCTCTTAAAAAACTATCTAAAAATAGTT
Encoded proteins:
- a CDS encoding DUF6503 family protein, which translates into the protein MKTISLFLIFLTVLSCKEGNKPLNKDVKTEIENVAVKLSYPAELEKVLEAHGGIENWKEQKTLTFNKPTPEVTEAYTVDLQSRKEKVVVGTVERGFDGENVWVLDPENQFKGDAIFYKNLYFYFYAMPFVLADSGINYSEVENLEVDGASYPGVKITFGEGVGTSPKDEYFLYYDATTYQMVWLGYTVTYRTGEKSDKISWIQYDNWEDVSGVKLPKSISWHKSEGNNIMGIAKTVLFENVTLSKKEMGDSYYAKPESATIAKKKSN
- a CDS encoding RNA methyltransferase, which translates into the protein MNAIKQISSLQNSLIKSVLVLKDKSRERKKTGEFVLEGSREFQLALKGKYTIKTLFFNEAIVTEKEILELLKNLKHSPELIKVSKEVYQKIAYRETTEGIIAIAKAKSHLLSDLKFNTKNPLILIAEATEKPGNIGALLRTADAAKLDAVLIANPKGDLYNPNIIRSSIGCVFTNNVAMGSTEEIISFLKDNDIAIYCAALTASENYTKIDYSKPSAIVVGTEATGLSNEWLDNSTQNIIIPMEGEIDSMNVSVSAAIVIFEAKRQRAL
- a CDS encoding M48 family metallopeptidase is translated as MTIEVLFYIIIGILTLQFILETSLEVLNAKKYKDPVPNELNDVFDSTAYQKSQDYKETNYKFGLITTTFSFLLTICILIFGGFEWIDSTARSFTDNTIVIALIFFGIIMIGSDIITTPFAYYSTFSIEEKFGFNKSTRKLFFLDKLKGWLMTIVIGGLLLAAIIWFFEWAGSNFWIYTWLLVAVFSLIMNLFYSRLIVPLFNKQTPLENGSLKSKIENYAQQVGFELQNIFVIDGSKRSTKANAYFSGFGKEKRVTLYDTLINDLNEDEIVAVLAHEVGHYKKKHIIFNLFASILLTGLTLFILSLFINTPEVSLAIGVNTPSFHAALVGFGILYSPISEITGLVMNYMSRKFEYQADDYAKNTFASTPLITSLKKLSKNSLSNLTPHPAYVFMHYSHPTLIDRIKNLKA